Proteins encoded by one window of Camelus bactrianus isolate YW-2024 breed Bactrian camel chromosome 9, ASM4877302v1, whole genome shotgun sequence:
- the MYBPHL gene encoding myosin-binding protein H-like isoform X3 — protein MGPPPQGPDDKALQLMKIFLWSPASGWPSMEAATAPEVAPGSTLKVKEASPADADLPQASPQRGAGSPTPQLLPPIEEHPKIWFPRALRQTYIRKAGDTVNLLIPFQGKPKPRAIWTHDGCALDTSRVSVRNGDHDSILFIREAQRADSGRYQLSVQLGRLEATATIDILVIERPGPPQSIKLVDVWGSSAALEWTPPQDTGNAALLGYTVQKADTKSGLWFTVQERCHRTSCTVSNLIVGNSYAFRVFAENQCGLSETAPITADLAHIQKAATVYKTKRFAQRDFSEAPKFTQPLADCTTVIGYNTQLFCCVRASPKPKIIWLKNKMDIQGNPKYRALTHLGICSLEIHKPGPFDGGIYTCKAVNPLGEASVDCRVDVKAPN, from the exons ATGGGGCCACCCCCACAGGGTCCAGATGACAAGGCTTTACAACTCA TGAAAATCTTCCTCTGGAGCCCAGCCTCGGGGTGGCCCAGCATGGAGGCAGCCACAGCTCCGGAGGTGGCCCCGGGATCTACACTGAAGGTGAAGGAAGCCAGCCCAGCCGACGCTGACCTACCCCAGGCCTCACCTCAGCGGGGGGCCGGcagccccactccccagctcctgcccccCATAGAAG AGCACCCCAAGATCTGGTTCCCCAGGGCCCTGAGGCAGACCTACATCCGGAAGGCTGGAGACACTGTGAACCTACTAATCCCATTCCAG gGTAAACCCAAACCTCGAGCCATCTGGACACATGATGGCTGCGCCTTGGACACCAGTCGTGTGAGTGTGCGGAATGGGGACCATGACTCCATCCTCTTCATCCGAGAGGCCCAGCGTGCTGACTCGGGTCGCTACCAGCTCAGTGTGCAGCTGGGCAGGCTGGAGGCCACTGCCACCATTGACATCCTGGTGATCG AGAGGCCGGGCCCTCCTCAGAGTATCAAGCTGGTGGACGTCTGGGGCTCCAGCGCTGCCCTGGAGTGGACACCACCCCAAGACACGGGCAACGCGGCACTCCTAGGATACACGGTGCAGAAGGCTGACACCAAATCTGGG CTGTGGTTCACGGTGCAGGAGCGCTGTCACCGCACTAGCTGCACAGTCTCCAACCTCATCGTCGGCAACTCCTATGCTTTTCGAGTCTTTGCTGAGAACCAGTGTGGGCTCAGTGAGACAGCCCCTATCACTGCCGACCTGGCCCACATCCAGAAAGCAG CTACTGTTTACAAGACCAAGAGGTTTGCTCAGCGAGATTTCTCTGAAGCCCCGAAGTTCACCCAGCCTCTGGCAGACTGCACTACAGTCATTGGCTACAACACCCAGCTCTTCTGCTGCGTCCGTGCCTCCCCCAAG CCGAAGATCATCTGGCTGAAGAACAAGATGGATATTCAAGGCAACCCCAAGTACAGAGCCCTCACCCACCTGGGAATCTGCTCCCTAGAAATCCACAAGCCTGGTCCCTTTGACGGGGGCATCTACACGTGCAAGGCAGTTAATCCCCTGGGGGAGGCGTCCGTGGACTGTCGGGTAGATGTGAAAG CTCCTAACTGA
- the MYBPHL gene encoding myosin-binding protein H-like isoform X2 encodes MGPPPQGPDDKALQLMKIFLWSPASGWPSMEAATAPEVAPGSTLKVKEASPADADLPQASPQRGAGSPTPQLLPPIEGGSPSPALSFHHSEHPKIWFPRALRQTYIRKAGDTVNLLIPFQGKPKPRAIWTHDGCALDTSRVSVRNGDHDSILFIREAQRADSGRYQLSVQLGRLEATATIDILVIERPGPPQSIKLVDVWGSSAALEWTPPQDTGNAALLGYTVQKADTKSGLWFTVQERCHRTSCTVSNLIVGNSYAFRVFAENQCGLSETAPITADLAHIQKAATVYKTKRFAQRDFSEAPKFTQPLADCTTVIGYNTQLFCCVRASPKPKIIWLKNKMDIQGNPKYRALTHLGICSLEIHKPGPFDGGIYTCKAVNPLGEASVDCRVDVKD; translated from the exons ATGGGGCCACCCCCACAGGGTCCAGATGACAAGGCTTTACAACTCA TGAAAATCTTCCTCTGGAGCCCAGCCTCGGGGTGGCCCAGCATGGAGGCAGCCACAGCTCCGGAGGTGGCCCCGGGATCTACACTGAAGGTGAAGGAAGCCAGCCCAGCCGACGCTGACCTACCCCAGGCCTCACCTCAGCGGGGGGCCGGcagccccactccccagctcctgcccccCATAGAAG GAGGCTCACCATCCCCTGCTCTCTCTTTCCATCACTCAGAGCACCCCAAGATCTGGTTCCCCAGGGCCCTGAGGCAGACCTACATCCGGAAGGCTGGAGACACTGTGAACCTACTAATCCCATTCCAG gGTAAACCCAAACCTCGAGCCATCTGGACACATGATGGCTGCGCCTTGGACACCAGTCGTGTGAGTGTGCGGAATGGGGACCATGACTCCATCCTCTTCATCCGAGAGGCCCAGCGTGCTGACTCGGGTCGCTACCAGCTCAGTGTGCAGCTGGGCAGGCTGGAGGCCACTGCCACCATTGACATCCTGGTGATCG AGAGGCCGGGCCCTCCTCAGAGTATCAAGCTGGTGGACGTCTGGGGCTCCAGCGCTGCCCTGGAGTGGACACCACCCCAAGACACGGGCAACGCGGCACTCCTAGGATACACGGTGCAGAAGGCTGACACCAAATCTGGG CTGTGGTTCACGGTGCAGGAGCGCTGTCACCGCACTAGCTGCACAGTCTCCAACCTCATCGTCGGCAACTCCTATGCTTTTCGAGTCTTTGCTGAGAACCAGTGTGGGCTCAGTGAGACAGCCCCTATCACTGCCGACCTGGCCCACATCCAGAAAGCAG CTACTGTTTACAAGACCAAGAGGTTTGCTCAGCGAGATTTCTCTGAAGCCCCGAAGTTCACCCAGCCTCTGGCAGACTGCACTACAGTCATTGGCTACAACACCCAGCTCTTCTGCTGCGTCCGTGCCTCCCCCAAG CCGAAGATCATCTGGCTGAAGAACAAGATGGATATTCAAGGCAACCCCAAGTACAGAGCCCTCACCCACCTGGGAATCTGCTCCCTAGAAATCCACAAGCCTGGTCCCTTTGACGGGGGCATCTACACGTGCAAGGCAGTTAATCCCCTGGGGGAGGCGTCCGTGGACTGTCGGGTAGATGTGAAAG ACTAA
- the MYBPHL gene encoding myosin-binding protein H-like isoform X1 codes for MGPPPQGPDDKALQLMKIFLWSPASGWPSMEAATAPEVAPGSTLKVKEASPADADLPQASPQRGAGSPTPQLLPPIEGGSPSPALSFHHSEHPKIWFPRALRQTYIRKAGDTVNLLIPFQGKPKPRAIWTHDGCALDTSRVSVRNGDHDSILFIREAQRADSGRYQLSVQLGRLEATATIDILVIERPGPPQSIKLVDVWGSSAALEWTPPQDTGNAALLGYTVQKADTKSGLWFTVQERCHRTSCTVSNLIVGNSYAFRVFAENQCGLSETAPITADLAHIQKAATVYKTKRFAQRDFSEAPKFTQPLADCTTVIGYNTQLFCCVRASPKPKIIWLKNKMDIQGNPKYRALTHLGICSLEIHKPGPFDGGIYTCKAVNPLGEASVDCRVDVKAPN; via the exons ATGGGGCCACCCCCACAGGGTCCAGATGACAAGGCTTTACAACTCA TGAAAATCTTCCTCTGGAGCCCAGCCTCGGGGTGGCCCAGCATGGAGGCAGCCACAGCTCCGGAGGTGGCCCCGGGATCTACACTGAAGGTGAAGGAAGCCAGCCCAGCCGACGCTGACCTACCCCAGGCCTCACCTCAGCGGGGGGCCGGcagccccactccccagctcctgcccccCATAGAAG GAGGCTCACCATCCCCTGCTCTCTCTTTCCATCACTCAGAGCACCCCAAGATCTGGTTCCCCAGGGCCCTGAGGCAGACCTACATCCGGAAGGCTGGAGACACTGTGAACCTACTAATCCCATTCCAG gGTAAACCCAAACCTCGAGCCATCTGGACACATGATGGCTGCGCCTTGGACACCAGTCGTGTGAGTGTGCGGAATGGGGACCATGACTCCATCCTCTTCATCCGAGAGGCCCAGCGTGCTGACTCGGGTCGCTACCAGCTCAGTGTGCAGCTGGGCAGGCTGGAGGCCACTGCCACCATTGACATCCTGGTGATCG AGAGGCCGGGCCCTCCTCAGAGTATCAAGCTGGTGGACGTCTGGGGCTCCAGCGCTGCCCTGGAGTGGACACCACCCCAAGACACGGGCAACGCGGCACTCCTAGGATACACGGTGCAGAAGGCTGACACCAAATCTGGG CTGTGGTTCACGGTGCAGGAGCGCTGTCACCGCACTAGCTGCACAGTCTCCAACCTCATCGTCGGCAACTCCTATGCTTTTCGAGTCTTTGCTGAGAACCAGTGTGGGCTCAGTGAGACAGCCCCTATCACTGCCGACCTGGCCCACATCCAGAAAGCAG CTACTGTTTACAAGACCAAGAGGTTTGCTCAGCGAGATTTCTCTGAAGCCCCGAAGTTCACCCAGCCTCTGGCAGACTGCACTACAGTCATTGGCTACAACACCCAGCTCTTCTGCTGCGTCCGTGCCTCCCCCAAG CCGAAGATCATCTGGCTGAAGAACAAGATGGATATTCAAGGCAACCCCAAGTACAGAGCCCTCACCCACCTGGGAATCTGCTCCCTAGAAATCCACAAGCCTGGTCCCTTTGACGGGGGCATCTACACGTGCAAGGCAGTTAATCCCCTGGGGGAGGCGTCCGTGGACTGTCGGGTAGATGTGAAAG CTCCTAACTGA
- the MYBPHL gene encoding myosin-binding protein H-like isoform X4 — MEAATAPEVAPGSTLKVKEASPADADLPQASPQRGAGSPTPQLLPPIEGGSPSPALSFHHSEHPKIWFPRALRQTYIRKAGDTVNLLIPFQGKPKPRAIWTHDGCALDTSRVSVRNGDHDSILFIREAQRADSGRYQLSVQLGRLEATATIDILVIERPGPPQSIKLVDVWGSSAALEWTPPQDTGNAALLGYTVQKADTKSGLWFTVQERCHRTSCTVSNLIVGNSYAFRVFAENQCGLSETAPITADLAHIQKAATVYKTKRFAQRDFSEAPKFTQPLADCTTVIGYNTQLFCCVRASPKPKIIWLKNKMDIQGNPKYRALTHLGICSLEIHKPGPFDGGIYTCKAVNPLGEASVDCRVDVKAPN, encoded by the exons ATGGAGGCAGCCACAGCTCCGGAGGTGGCCCCGGGATCTACACTGAAGGTGAAGGAAGCCAGCCCAGCCGACGCTGACCTACCCCAGGCCTCACCTCAGCGGGGGGCCGGcagccccactccccagctcctgcccccCATAGAAG GAGGCTCACCATCCCCTGCTCTCTCTTTCCATCACTCAGAGCACCCCAAGATCTGGTTCCCCAGGGCCCTGAGGCAGACCTACATCCGGAAGGCTGGAGACACTGTGAACCTACTAATCCCATTCCAG gGTAAACCCAAACCTCGAGCCATCTGGACACATGATGGCTGCGCCTTGGACACCAGTCGTGTGAGTGTGCGGAATGGGGACCATGACTCCATCCTCTTCATCCGAGAGGCCCAGCGTGCTGACTCGGGTCGCTACCAGCTCAGTGTGCAGCTGGGCAGGCTGGAGGCCACTGCCACCATTGACATCCTGGTGATCG AGAGGCCGGGCCCTCCTCAGAGTATCAAGCTGGTGGACGTCTGGGGCTCCAGCGCTGCCCTGGAGTGGACACCACCCCAAGACACGGGCAACGCGGCACTCCTAGGATACACGGTGCAGAAGGCTGACACCAAATCTGGG CTGTGGTTCACGGTGCAGGAGCGCTGTCACCGCACTAGCTGCACAGTCTCCAACCTCATCGTCGGCAACTCCTATGCTTTTCGAGTCTTTGCTGAGAACCAGTGTGGGCTCAGTGAGACAGCCCCTATCACTGCCGACCTGGCCCACATCCAGAAAGCAG CTACTGTTTACAAGACCAAGAGGTTTGCTCAGCGAGATTTCTCTGAAGCCCCGAAGTTCACCCAGCCTCTGGCAGACTGCACTACAGTCATTGGCTACAACACCCAGCTCTTCTGCTGCGTCCGTGCCTCCCCCAAG CCGAAGATCATCTGGCTGAAGAACAAGATGGATATTCAAGGCAACCCCAAGTACAGAGCCCTCACCCACCTGGGAATCTGCTCCCTAGAAATCCACAAGCCTGGTCCCTTTGACGGGGGCATCTACACGTGCAAGGCAGTTAATCCCCTGGGGGAGGCGTCCGTGGACTGTCGGGTAGATGTGAAAG CTCCTAACTGA